One Phycisphaeraceae bacterium genomic window carries:
- a CDS encoding mitochondrial fission ELM1 family protein, with protein sequence MGSPPLIWVIGDGKAGHENQSMGLALAMTRLTGARVERRGVERAGVLSRVFAGAPPVGEGGAPWLAIGAGASTHATVLACGRVHGAKTVALMNPGWRRRRFDLCVIPEHDGVREGGRVVVTKGAINLVRPSLAREERAGLVLVGGPSKHHGWDGAEIARQVRAIVERSGGDRAWTLTTSRRTPLETLDALERAFADAPALRARVSIWPVERTDREWLLARYAESAEVWVSEDSVSMVYEALTSGARVGLLRVDRVGDGGRVVRGLDALLRDGWATGFEEWSRSGALRPPPGVLDEADRVARVVSDRFGFAGGAA encoded by the coding sequence ATGGGTTCGCCACCGCTCATCTGGGTCATCGGCGACGGGAAGGCCGGGCACGAGAACCAGTCGATGGGCCTGGCGCTGGCGATGACACGCCTGACGGGAGCGAGAGTCGAGCGCCGTGGTGTGGAGCGCGCTGGCGTCCTGTCGCGCGTCTTCGCCGGGGCGCCCCCGGTCGGTGAGGGAGGAGCGCCGTGGCTCGCGATCGGCGCCGGGGCGTCGACGCACGCGACGGTGCTCGCGTGCGGGCGCGTGCACGGGGCGAAGACGGTGGCGCTGATGAACCCCGGGTGGCGCCGTCGCCGGTTTGATCTGTGCGTGATCCCCGAGCACGACGGCGTGCGTGAGGGGGGGCGCGTGGTGGTTACGAAGGGTGCGATCAATCTGGTGCGTCCGTCGCTGGCCCGGGAAGAGCGTGCCGGGCTGGTGCTCGTGGGCGGGCCTTCGAAGCATCACGGGTGGGACGGAGCGGAGATCGCGAGGCAGGTGCGTGCGATCGTGGAGCGGAGCGGCGGGGATCGCGCGTGGACGCTGACGACCTCTCGGCGCACGCCTCTGGAGACGCTGGACGCGCTGGAGCGCGCGTTCGCGGACGCCCCGGCGCTGCGGGCGCGCGTGTCGATCTGGCCAGTGGAGCGGACCGATCGGGAGTGGCTGCTCGCGCGCTACGCCGAGAGCGCCGAGGTCTGGGTGAGCGAGGACAGCGTGTCGATGGTGTACGAGGCGCTGACGAGCGGCGCGCGGGTCGGGCTGCTGCGGGTCGACAGGGTCGGCGACGGCGGGCGCGTCGTGCGCGGGCTCGACGCGCTGCTGCGCGACGGCTGGGCGACCGGGTTCGAGGAATGGTCGCGCAGCGGCGCGCTGCGTCCGCCGCCGGGCGTGCTTGACGAGGCGGACCGCGTCGCCCGCGTGGTCTCGGATCGGTTCGGCTTCGCCGGGGGGGCGGCGTGA
- a CDS encoding glycosyltransferase family 2 protein produces MPHTPTSDATLIEPKPASDAPAQRFTLDLVIPVFNEEAILATLFERLTRVCDSIPGCEWRVILVNDGSRDTTARLIREQHARDPRFCLLSLSRNFGHQPAITAGLAHASADAAIIMDADLQDPPEVIPDLVRAWREDGAQVVLAVRRSRAETGLRGLLLRGFHLGFRWMTDFPIPAQTGVFGLLGKPALEQMQRLTERNRFFPGLRAWIGFEQRVVEYDRDARLGGEPKQTFSRLFRYAADGVLSFSYKPLRLMIAAGALVSAFGFLVAAYFVIKRLTGVETAFTGFTTLVTLVLFLGGIQLIAIGLIGEYLGRIYDEVKNRPLYIVGETVGIRDPARESAQRPLV; encoded by the coding sequence ATGCCCCACACGCCCACCAGCGACGCGACGCTGATCGAGCCCAAGCCGGCGAGCGACGCCCCGGCGCAGCGCTTCACGCTCGACCTCGTCATCCCCGTGTTCAACGAGGAAGCGATCCTCGCGACGCTCTTTGAGCGCCTGACACGCGTCTGCGACTCGATCCCGGGCTGCGAGTGGCGCGTCATCCTCGTCAACGACGGCAGCCGCGATACAACGGCGCGACTCATCCGAGAGCAGCACGCGCGCGACCCGCGCTTCTGCCTGCTCTCCCTCTCGCGCAACTTCGGGCACCAGCCCGCGATCACCGCGGGCCTCGCGCACGCCAGCGCCGACGCAGCCATCATCATGGACGCCGACCTGCAGGACCCTCCCGAGGTCATCCCCGACCTCGTGCGCGCGTGGCGCGAAGACGGCGCGCAGGTCGTCCTCGCCGTGCGCCGCTCGCGCGCCGAGACCGGCCTGCGCGGCCTGCTCCTCCGCGGGTTCCACCTCGGCTTCCGCTGGATGACCGACTTCCCGATCCCGGCGCAGACCGGCGTCTTCGGTCTGCTCGGCAAGCCCGCGCTCGAGCAGATGCAGCGCCTCACCGAGCGCAACCGCTTCTTCCCCGGCCTGCGCGCGTGGATCGGCTTCGAGCAGCGCGTCGTCGAGTACGACCGCGACGCGCGCCTCGGGGGCGAGCCCAAGCAGACCTTCTCGCGCCTCTTCCGTTACGCCGCCGACGGCGTCCTGAGTTTCTCCTACAAACCCCTCCGCCTCATGATCGCCGCCGGCGCGCTCGTGAGCGCCTTCGGCTTCCTCGTCGCCGCGTACTTCGTGATCAAGCGCCTGACCGGCGTCGAGACCGCCTTCACCGGCTTCACCACCCTCGTGACGCTCGTCCTTTTCCTGGGCGGCATCCAGTTGATCGCGATCGGCCTGATCGGGGAATATCTGGGTCGCATCTACGACGAGGTGAAGAACCGCCCGCTGTACATCGTGGGAGAAACGGTGGGGATCCGTGACCCCGCCCGGGAATCCGCGCAAAGACCTCTTGTGTAA
- a CDS encoding glycosyltransferase family 4 protein has translation MGETAALRVLHLVCGEHERGGMQKHVLDLTAAQRAAGDTPALAAHPSFGEFVAPGVELIPLDTARSRRDASLREDVRAVIARWKPDVVHAHAGKASAVVASLLPLDCATVSTVHGLKRDLRAPARFDRVIAVSEFAARRLPEGRCVVVLNGADPARPGSDTPATLAGFFGGDGGDGNDPIAIAVGRLAPVKGFDTAIRAWARVERGRLLIVGDGPERARLERLVRRHGLGGRVAFAGTRADGGALISRAALLVAPSQREGFPYVVVEALLARVPIVTTTTSGASPMIPGPFLVAPGRPKRLAAAVRRALDDPQGARREFAPVFARASEELTLAGMAKGTRDVYLKAIAHARTRTP, from the coding sequence GTGGGTGAGACTGCGGCGCTGCGCGTCCTCCATCTTGTCTGCGGCGAGCACGAGCGGGGCGGGATGCAGAAGCACGTGCTCGACCTGACAGCGGCGCAGCGCGCGGCCGGCGACACCCCGGCCCTCGCGGCGCACCCGTCCTTTGGCGAGTTCGTCGCGCCCGGGGTCGAGCTGATCCCGCTGGACACGGCGCGCAGCCGGCGCGACGCGTCGCTGCGCGAGGATGTCCGTGCGGTCATCGCGAGGTGGAAGCCGGATGTCGTGCACGCGCACGCCGGCAAGGCGTCGGCGGTCGTCGCGTCGCTTCTGCCGCTGGACTGCGCGACCGTCTCGACGGTGCACGGGCTGAAGCGCGACCTGCGCGCCCCGGCGCGGTTCGATCGCGTGATCGCGGTGAGCGAGTTCGCGGCGCGGCGCCTCCCGGAGGGCAGGTGCGTCGTGGTGCTCAACGGCGCGGACCCGGCGCGGCCGGGATCGGACACGCCGGCGACACTCGCGGGGTTCTTCGGGGGCGACGGGGGCGACGGGAATGATCCGATCGCGATCGCGGTTGGGCGCCTGGCGCCGGTCAAGGGGTTCGATACGGCGATCCGCGCCTGGGCGCGGGTGGAGCGCGGGCGCCTGTTGATCGTCGGCGACGGTCCCGAGCGGGCGCGTCTCGAGCGTCTGGTGCGCAGGCATGGGCTGGGCGGGCGCGTCGCGTTCGCCGGGACGCGTGCCGATGGGGGAGCGCTGATCTCGCGTGCGGCCCTGCTGGTCGCGCCCTCGCAGCGCGAGGGATTCCCGTATGTCGTGGTCGAGGCGCTGCTCGCGCGCGTGCCGATCGTGACGACGACGACCTCCGGCGCGTCGCCCATGATTCCCGGGCCGTTCCTCGTTGCGCCGGGGCGTCCGAAGCGACTGGCGGCGGCGGTGCGGCGAGCGCTGGACGACCCCCAGGGCGCGAGAAGGGAGTTTGCCCCGGTGTTCGCCCGGGCGTCGGAGGAGCTCACCTTGGCCGGGATGGCGAAGGGGACCCGCGATGTCTACTTGAAGGCCATCGCCCACGCTCGCACTCGCACGCCCTGA
- a CDS encoding class I SAM-dependent methyltransferase has translation MRTTLSESIKRVVRPPLFRIMHPRKPRYDCPVCGYHGPFKDKRMSRTPDFTRTDSKCPRCGAVERHRFQQLCFERLFREWDPSDKAALHIAPEFCFQPLFRRVFRAYHTADLFRNDVDFKADIQAMPFGDASYDAVFVSHVLALPDDLEQSVREIRRVLKPGGRAFLTEVLAHDKTVEYPQRRGEAIREIGADYLDLLHRHFTEVRVITASEFDQRHQLQNRHFRDGRPYDHYPEVVRLPGVGFQDFLAVCSP, from the coding sequence ATGCGAACCACACTCTCCGAAAGCATCAAGCGGGTCGTCAGACCGCCGCTCTTCCGCATCATGCACCCGCGCAAACCGCGGTACGACTGCCCGGTCTGCGGCTACCACGGGCCCTTCAAAGACAAGCGCATGTCGCGCACGCCCGACTTCACGCGCACCGACTCCAAGTGCCCCCGCTGCGGCGCCGTCGAGCGACACCGCTTCCAGCAGCTCTGCTTCGAGCGACTCTTCCGCGAGTGGGACCCCTCCGACAAGGCCGCCCTGCACATCGCGCCCGAGTTCTGCTTCCAGCCCCTCTTCCGACGCGTCTTCCGCGCCTACCACACCGCCGACCTCTTCCGCAACGACGTCGACTTCAAGGCCGACATCCAGGCCATGCCCTTCGGCGACGCCTCCTACGACGCCGTCTTCGTCTCGCACGTCCTCGCGCTCCCCGACGACCTCGAACAATCCGTCCGCGAGATCCGACGCGTCCTCAAGCCGGGCGGACGCGCGTTCCTCACGGAAGTTCTCGCCCACGACAAGACCGTCGAATACCCGCAGCGTCGCGGCGAAGCGATCCGAGAGATCGGCGCCGACTACCTCGACCTGCTGCACCGCCATTTCACCGAGGTGCGCGTCATCACCGCGAGCGAATTCGACCAGCGACACCAGCTCCAGAACCGACACTTCCGCGACGGGCGCCCGTACGACCACTACCCCGAGGTGGTGCGCCTCCCCGGCGTCGGCTTCCAGGACTTCCTCGCCGTCTGCAGCCCGTGA
- a CDS encoding glycosyltransferase family 4 protein: MTANPRRLTVVQCVPALQGGGVERGTLEISRAIVGRGHRSIVISEGGRLVDQLRREGGEHTLWPIGKKSLATLRLVGRLRRFCENERVDILHARSRVPAWVCLLAWRGMPEATRPRFITTMHGVHSVSRYSEVMTRGERVIAVSETVRAHIAGEYPRCDLSRVTVIPRGVDDDEFPYGLRPSEEWLGAFRRERAGCEGRFVALLPGRVTRLKGHADAVRALHAARERGVDAHLLVVGGVDPKKESLRREVEELARSLGVAERVEFVGHRSDIREWMCVSDAVLACSTQPESFGRTALEAVKLGRPVIGYDHGGVGEVMREVFPWGLVPPGDWRAMGERIVECARVRPVVERTGLYTLRAMQDATISLYEEAARG; the protein is encoded by the coding sequence GTGACGGCGAACCCCCGGCGATTGACGGTCGTGCAGTGCGTGCCCGCGCTGCAGGGCGGCGGCGTGGAGCGCGGGACGCTCGAGATCTCACGCGCGATCGTCGGGCGAGGGCACCGATCGATCGTGATCAGCGAGGGGGGGCGTCTGGTCGACCAGCTCCGGCGCGAGGGAGGCGAGCACACGCTCTGGCCGATCGGGAAGAAATCGCTCGCGACGCTGCGCCTGGTCGGGCGTCTGCGTCGTTTCTGCGAGAACGAGCGCGTCGACATCCTGCACGCGCGTTCGCGCGTCCCGGCGTGGGTGTGCCTTCTCGCGTGGCGCGGGATGCCCGAGGCGACGCGACCCCGGTTCATCACGACGATGCACGGGGTGCATTCGGTCAGTCGCTACAGCGAGGTGATGACCCGGGGCGAGCGCGTCATCGCGGTGAGCGAGACGGTCCGCGCGCACATCGCGGGAGAGTACCCGCGATGCGATCTGTCCAGGGTGACGGTGATCCCGCGCGGCGTGGACGACGACGAGTTCCCGTACGGGTTGCGGCCCAGCGAGGAATGGCTTGGCGCGTTCCGGCGCGAGCGCGCGGGGTGCGAGGGGCGTTTCGTCGCGCTGCTGCCGGGGCGTGTGACGCGCCTCAAGGGGCACGCGGACGCGGTGCGGGCGCTGCACGCTGCGCGCGAGCGCGGCGTCGACGCGCACCTGCTCGTCGTGGGGGGCGTCGACCCGAAGAAGGAGTCGCTTCGCCGCGAGGTTGAAGAGCTGGCGCGTTCGCTGGGGGTGGCGGAGCGTGTGGAGTTCGTCGGGCACCGATCGGACATCCGTGAGTGGATGTGCGTGAGCGACGCGGTGCTGGCGTGCTCGACGCAGCCGGAGTCGTTCGGGCGCACGGCGCTGGAGGCGGTAAAACTCGGTCGCCCGGTGATCGGGTACGACCACGGGGGCGTGGGCGAGGTGATGCGCGAGGTGTTCCCGTGGGGTCTCGTGCCCCCGGGCGACTGGCGCGCGATGGGGGAGCGGATTGTTGAGTGCGCGAGGGTGCGCCCAGTGGTCGAGAGGACCGGGCTGTACACGCTGCGCGCGATGCAGGACGCGACGATCTCGCTGTACGAGGAGGCCGCTCGTGGGTGA
- a CDS encoding glycosyltransferase family 39 protein translates to MEPLSTSPPNALDWLASRARALVPLLVLAHALAWTILPTLTNTSLPLDVIEALAWGREWSMGYDKHPPLSAWAAEIAAVVGQRSDIALYALSQLCVAICSLAMWRLARDLLDEGRAALSTIALLVGVNYMHFTSPEFNVNVLQIPLWGLLFLCFWRALDRRSIPHWISVGVLFGGAMLTKYLAAFALPPLALFVLLSPSGRRSLRTPGPYLAGVVATLVFLPHFRWMLETDFITLRYGMARASAGEREILDHLTHPLKFLLAQTFACVFALVPLLAAGGRFSRERAAAPTRFLYLALIALGPVLAMIAYSMLTGARLRSMWGTPMLIAVPALLAACMLFDPRRSRIRPLMTAWAVLFMLAMGAYLLDNSVAPIARNDAKRTNFDGRSLAKNIEAEWSLRNPGVPLPIVLADEWYGGLVSWYGPSRASVYIHADPARTFWLTDDDVLARGGMVVWKIGDEPREGQPSREPDRAYLDDLRARFPDLVELEPFAATPVVRPFRADMRDAGEILGRAYIPPRRPAAGAP, encoded by the coding sequence GTGGAACCGCTCAGCACCTCCCCGCCCAACGCGCTCGACTGGCTCGCCTCCCGAGCACGCGCCCTCGTCCCGCTCCTCGTGCTGGCGCACGCGCTGGCGTGGACGATCCTCCCGACCCTGACCAACACGAGTCTCCCCCTCGACGTCATCGAAGCGCTCGCCTGGGGACGCGAGTGGTCGATGGGCTACGACAAGCACCCGCCGCTGTCGGCATGGGCCGCCGAGATCGCGGCCGTCGTAGGGCAACGCTCGGATATCGCGCTCTACGCCCTCTCGCAACTCTGCGTCGCGATCTGCTCGCTCGCGATGTGGCGCCTCGCGCGCGACCTTCTCGACGAAGGGCGCGCCGCGCTCTCGACGATCGCGCTGCTCGTCGGCGTGAACTACATGCACTTCACCAGCCCCGAGTTCAATGTCAATGTCCTCCAGATCCCGCTCTGGGGGCTGCTCTTTCTCTGCTTCTGGCGCGCTCTCGACCGGCGCTCCATCCCCCACTGGATCAGCGTCGGCGTGCTCTTCGGCGGCGCGATGCTCACCAAGTACCTCGCCGCCTTCGCGCTGCCGCCGCTCGCGCTCTTTGTGCTCCTCTCGCCCTCGGGCCGACGCTCCCTGCGCACGCCGGGTCCCTACCTCGCCGGCGTCGTCGCGACGCTGGTCTTCCTCCCCCACTTCCGCTGGATGCTCGAGACCGACTTCATCACCCTCCGCTACGGCATGGCCCGCGCCAGCGCGGGCGAGCGTGAGATCCTCGACCACCTCACGCACCCCCTCAAGTTCCTCCTCGCGCAGACATTCGCGTGCGTGTTCGCCCTCGTGCCCCTCCTCGCCGCCGGGGGGCGATTCTCGCGCGAGCGCGCCGCCGCCCCGACCAGATTCCTCTACCTCGCGCTGATCGCCCTCGGGCCGGTGCTCGCGATGATCGCGTATTCCATGCTGACCGGCGCCCGCCTTCGCTCCATGTGGGGCACCCCCATGCTCATCGCTGTCCCGGCGCTCCTCGCCGCGTGCATGCTGTTCGACCCGCGCCGCTCTCGCATCCGCCCGCTCATGACCGCGTGGGCCGTGCTCTTCATGCTCGCGATGGGCGCGTACCTCCTCGACAACTCCGTCGCGCCGATCGCCAGAAACGACGCGAAGCGAACCAACTTCGACGGGCGCTCGCTCGCGAAGAACATCGAGGCGGAATGGAGTTTGCGCAACCCCGGCGTCCCGCTCCCCATCGTCCTCGCCGACGAGTGGTACGGCGGGCTCGTCTCCTGGTACGGGCCCTCGCGCGCGTCGGTCTACATCCACGCCGACCCGGCGCGCACCTTCTGGCTGACCGACGACGATGTCCTCGCCCGCGGCGGCATGGTCGTCTGGAAAATCGGCGACGAGCCCCGAGAAGGACAACCCTCGCGCGAACCGGACCGCGCCTACCTCGACGACCTGCGTGCTCGCTTCCCCGACCTCGTCGAACTCGAGCCCTTCGCCGCCACGCCCGTCGTTCGCCCGTTCCGCGCCGACATGCGCGACGCCGGCGAGATTCTCGGACGGGCCTACATCCCGCCCCGCCGCCCCGCCGCCGGCGCGCCGTGA
- a CDS encoding redoxin domain-containing protein: MLNRIATTVAALALLSAAAFALPRPGDPAPPLTLKEITNAPADAPRTLEELRGKVVVLEFWATWCGPCVAAIPHLNEIHDQFAERDDVVFLAVTDEPPETTRQFLEHRSMKFPIAHDDNGATFRAYGVRAIPRTIIINQSGVVAGVVHPKSLTRETLRGYIEGQMDAFDFETAERKDLAVAYEDLARNAKDFIAGSDPLSAAPRHRPEFQIIVRKNPYSPGGGIDSGDAFSLTRLTPRAVLARVSGLRPGQIEFPPNHPSTEDVYDLVVRWPTESPAFSLRIAAANLAAQGMGYDASLVETETKVWRLIRSENAKVDLNKAPQNRGYRHSPTEFAAEDGAPIGSLVTTLEQAMGRVVLDHTALDGAFVLPAIRFDPGSIESVNAALRDTYGLELIESTRVQQVLRLTLLPN; the protein is encoded by the coding sequence ATGCTCAATCGAATCGCCACCACCGTCGCCGCACTCGCGCTGCTGTCCGCGGCCGCCTTCGCGCTGCCTCGCCCGGGAGACCCGGCGCCTCCGCTCACGCTGAAAGAGATCACCAACGCGCCAGCGGACGCGCCGCGCACGCTCGAAGAACTTCGGGGCAAGGTCGTCGTTCTCGAGTTCTGGGCGACCTGGTGCGGCCCGTGCGTCGCGGCGATCCCGCACCTGAACGAGATTCACGATCAGTTCGCTGAGCGCGACGATGTGGTCTTCCTCGCAGTCACAGACGAACCCCCCGAGACGACACGACAGTTTCTCGAACACCGCTCCATGAAGTTCCCGATAGCGCACGACGACAACGGCGCGACCTTTCGCGCCTACGGCGTGCGCGCGATCCCGCGAACGATCATCATCAACCAAAGCGGCGTCGTCGCCGGAGTTGTCCACCCGAAGTCCCTGACGCGAGAAACCCTTCGAGGATACATCGAAGGGCAGATGGACGCGTTCGACTTCGAGACCGCGGAACGCAAAGATCTGGCGGTGGCGTACGAAGACCTCGCACGCAACGCCAAGGACTTCATCGCTGGCAGCGACCCCCTCTCCGCCGCACCCCGCCACCGCCCGGAGTTCCAGATCATCGTCCGGAAGAACCCCTACTCTCCGGGTGGTGGCATCGATTCGGGCGATGCGTTCTCGCTCACGCGACTCACTCCGCGCGCAGTGCTCGCACGCGTGAGCGGCCTCCGCCCTGGGCAGATCGAATTCCCTCCGAATCATCCATCCACCGAAGATGTGTACGACCTCGTAGTTCGCTGGCCTACCGAAAGCCCCGCGTTCTCGCTCCGTATCGCAGCTGCCAATCTTGCCGCGCAGGGCATGGGCTACGACGCATCGCTCGTCGAGACGGAAACCAAAGTCTGGCGGCTGATCAGATCCGAAAACGCGAAAGTGGATTTGAACAAAGCCCCGCAGAATCGCGGCTACCGCCACTCCCCGACAGAGTTCGCCGCAGAGGACGGGGCGCCGATCGGATCACTCGTGACAACACTGGAACAGGCGATGGGGCGAGTCGTGCTGGACCACACCGCTCTCGATGGCGCCTTCGTGCTCCCGGCGATCCGGTTTGACCCCGGCTCGATCGAGTCGGTCAACGCGGCACTGCGTGACACCTACGGCCTGGAGTTGATCGAGAGCACACGCGTGCAGCAGGTCCTTCGCCTGACCTTGCTCCCAAACTGA
- the rny gene encoding ribonuclease Y, producing the protein MLIGAAIGFAVVRFSARGAVSRARVEAARMVEDGRRQAEDAARAATLDAEKKALEKQRRADADAEAKRAELREDEKRLKKREDLLDRKLETLASKEETLTKELASLEARAEKLATREDEVAQTLEKQTQKLVQISDWSREKAREELLRRVEEESRLDVAKVTRRIIDDAQSEAKERAQEILLQSIQRYASETTSESTVRSVPIPSDDMKGRIIGREGRNIRAIEKATGVDILVDDTPGVIAVSSFDKVRQAVAVEALQRLVADGRVHPTRIEEVVEQVRKEMEERVVKYGKDAVLEAKLRGVHPKVRDAMGKLHFRTSYGQNVLRHSMEVAFLSQIIADQLGMDGRVARRCGFLHDIGKAMDHEMEGGHPKIGMEFAKAHGEEEPVLNAIGGHHGDIPATSWFTPIVMAADAVSGARPGARRESLEKYIQRLDHLQGIALAEHGVTEAFAIQAGREVRVMVDAGRVGDDEALLIAKRIADKVSEEMTFPGEIKVTVLRETRAVEYAR; encoded by the coding sequence GTGCTGATCGGCGCCGCGATCGGCTTCGCTGTGGTGCGGTTCTCGGCTCGTGGCGCGGTGAGCCGCGCCCGGGTCGAGGCGGCGCGAATGGTCGAGGACGGGCGTCGCCAGGCCGAGGACGCGGCACGGGCGGCCACGCTCGACGCCGAGAAGAAGGCCCTCGAGAAGCAGCGAAGGGCCGACGCCGACGCCGAGGCCAAGCGGGCGGAGCTGCGCGAGGACGAGAAGCGGCTCAAGAAGCGCGAGGACCTGCTGGACCGCAAGCTCGAGACGCTGGCCTCCAAGGAGGAGACGCTCACGAAGGAGCTGGCGTCCCTGGAGGCGCGCGCCGAGAAGCTCGCGACGCGCGAGGACGAGGTGGCGCAGACCCTCGAGAAGCAGACCCAGAAGCTCGTGCAGATCTCGGACTGGTCGCGTGAGAAGGCCCGCGAGGAGTTGCTCCGCCGGGTCGAGGAGGAATCCCGGCTCGATGTCGCCAAGGTCACTCGCCGCATCATCGACGACGCGCAGAGCGAGGCGAAGGAGCGTGCGCAGGAGATCCTGCTGCAGTCCATCCAGCGGTACGCCAGCGAGACCACCAGCGAGAGCACGGTGCGGAGCGTGCCCATCCCCAGCGACGACATGAAGGGGCGCATCATCGGTCGCGAGGGCCGCAATATTCGCGCGATCGAGAAGGCCACCGGCGTGGACATCCTCGTCGACGACACGCCCGGCGTGATCGCGGTCTCGTCGTTCGACAAGGTGCGCCAGGCGGTCGCGGTCGAGGCGCTCCAGCGACTGGTGGCCGACGGGCGCGTGCATCCGACGCGCATCGAGGAGGTCGTCGAGCAGGTCCGCAAGGAGATGGAGGAACGCGTCGTCAAGTACGGCAAGGACGCGGTCCTCGAGGCCAAGCTGCGCGGCGTGCATCCGAAGGTGCGCGACGCGATGGGCAAGCTCCACTTCCGAACTTCGTACGGGCAGAACGTCCTGCGCCACAGCATGGAGGTCGCGTTCCTCTCGCAGATCATCGCGGACCAGCTGGGCATGGATGGGCGCGTCGCGCGGCGCTGCGGTTTCCTCCACGACATCGGCAAGGCGATGGACCACGAGATGGAGGGCGGGCACCCCAAGATCGGCATGGAGTTCGCGAAGGCCCACGGCGAGGAGGAGCCCGTCCTCAACGCGATCGGGGGCCACCACGGCGACATCCCGGCGACGAGCTGGTTCACCCCCATCGTGATGGCCGCCGACGCGGTCAGCGGCGCCCGGCCCGGCGCGCGGCGCGAGTCCCTCGAGAAGTACATCCAGCGCCTCGACCACCTGCAGGGCATCGCCCTGGCGGAGCACGGCGTGACGGAAGCGTTCGCGATCCAGGCGGGTCGCGAGGTTCGCGTGATGGTCGACGCCGGGCGCGTGGGCGACGACGAGGCCCTGCTCATCGCGAAGCGCATCGCCGACAAGGTCAGCGAAGAGATGACCTTCCCGGGTGAGATCAAGGTGACGGTGCTGCGCGAGACGAGGGCGGTGGAGTACGCGCGGTGA
- a CDS encoding PQQ-dependent sugar dehydrogenase, giving the protein MRATSLIASVVFSLSVLGGASCGQATGPSPVSGAVPSASGYELETLVKGLAHPWSMAWLPNGDMLVTERPGRLRVVRDGQLLSEPVAGVPEVLAFGQGGLMEVSLHPRFEQTKWVYLTYSAGTRNENRTVIARGTLDGNTLRDVKVIFEVNRLKSGGQHFGSRIAWMKDGTMLVAIGDGGNPPVRYQGELIRNLAQDRTSHTGKVLRLNEDGTPARDNPFAEGEDGAPAVWSYGHRNIQGLAIDPETGKVWANEHGPRGGDELNLIEPGKNYGWPVVTYGREYFGPAISDQTSKPGMVDPTLVWTPSKAASGLVVYRGDAFPEWRGDLFSGALMFQEVRRVTIKDDKVVHEDAIKIGSRVRDVREGPDGLLYVLTDEPNGELIRIKPKRTR; this is encoded by the coding sequence ATGCGTGCAACGAGTCTGATCGCCAGCGTGGTGTTCTCGCTGTCTGTTCTGGGCGGCGCGAGCTGCGGCCAGGCGACGGGGCCCTCCCCGGTCTCTGGCGCTGTGCCTTCGGCGAGCGGGTACGAGCTCGAGACGCTGGTGAAGGGGCTCGCGCACCCGTGGTCGATGGCGTGGCTGCCCAACGGCGACATGCTCGTCACTGAGCGCCCCGGCCGGCTTCGCGTCGTGCGTGATGGGCAGCTGCTGTCTGAACCGGTGGCCGGCGTGCCGGAGGTGCTCGCGTTCGGTCAGGGCGGGCTGATGGAGGTCTCGCTGCACCCTCGGTTCGAGCAGACAAAGTGGGTGTACCTGACCTATTCCGCGGGGACGCGCAACGAGAACCGCACGGTGATCGCGCGCGGGACGCTCGACGGGAACACCCTGCGCGATGTCAAGGTGATCTTCGAGGTCAACCGGCTCAAGAGCGGCGGGCAGCACTTCGGGTCGCGCATCGCGTGGATGAAGGACGGGACGATGCTCGTCGCGATCGGCGACGGCGGGAACCCGCCGGTGCGCTATCAGGGCGAGCTGATCCGCAACCTCGCCCAGGACAGGACCTCGCACACCGGCAAGGTGCTGCGCCTCAACGAGGACGGGACCCCGGCGCGAGATAACCCCTTCGCCGAGGGCGAGGACGGCGCGCCGGCGGTGTGGTCGTACGGGCATCGCAACATTCAGGGGCTGGCGATCGATCCTGAGACCGGGAAGGTCTGGGCGAACGAGCACGGGCCTCGCGGCGGCGACGAGCTGAACCTGATCGAGCCCGGGAAGAACTACGGCTGGCCTGTCGTGACCTACGGGCGCGAGTATTTCGGGCCGGCGATCTCGGATCAGACGAGCAAGCCGGGGATGGTCGACCCCACGCTGGTGTGGACGCCCTCGAAGGCAGCGAGCGGGCTGGTGGTGTACCGGGGCGACGCGTTCCCCGAGTGGCGCGGCGACCTGTTCAGCGGCGCGCTGATGTTCCAGGAGGTCCGGCGCGTGACCATCAAGGACGACAAGGTCGTCCACGAGGACGCGATCAAGATCGGCTCGCGCGTGCGCGATGTGCGCGAGGGGCCGGACGGGCTGCTGTACGTGCTGACCGACGAGCCGAACGGCGAGCTGATCCGCATCAAGCCCAAGCGGACGCGCTGA